Proteins from one Mus pahari chromosome 10, PAHARI_EIJ_v1.1, whole genome shotgun sequence genomic window:
- the Hyls1 gene encoding hydrolethalus syndrome protein 1 — protein sequence MAEKSVPEAMKQLIGPGGQKWANMDPEERMLAAATAFTRICAGQGEGDSRREAQAAQYDPYSKASVTPGKRPALPMHLHFPYTGSRVTSSTVSETSQKCRKPVMKRKVLRRKPDGEVLVTDESVISEAESGTESDLDLWDLRHRLMNLQFQEGTESTVDTSQKFNLPCEYQGISQEDQLICYLQREEMGPPVYEQDLIVASRPKSFILPRLDQLSRNRGKIDRVARYFEYKRDWDSMRFPGEDNRKELRWSVRGQMLSRTEPPSKPQHVYVPNNYLVPTEKKRSALRWGVRCDLANGVMPKKLPFPLSPS from the exons ATGGCAGAAAAAAG TGTACCAGAAGCAATGAAGCAACTGATAGGACCTGGTGGACAAAAATGGGCCAATATGGATCCAGAAGAACGAATGTTAGCTGCAGCTACAGCATTTACACGTATCTGTGCAGGGCAGGGTGAAGGGGATTCAAGGAGAGAAGCCCAGGCTGCCCAGTATGATCCCTACAGTAAAGCCTCAGTAACACCAGGAAAGAGACCTGCTCTTCCTATGCACCTGCACTTCCCATATACAGGAAGCCGTGTCACTTCAtccacagtttcagagacttcccAAAAATGCAGAAAACCAGTGATGAAGAGGAAGGTGCTGCGCAGAAAGCCAGATGGGGAAGTGCTAGTGACAGATGAGTCTGTTATCAGTGAAGCTGAATCTGGTACAGAAAGTGATTTGGATCTCTGGGACTTGAGACACAGGTTGATGAACTTACAATTCCAAGAAGGTACAGAATCCACAGTTGACACTTCACAAAAATTTAACCTACCATGTGAATACCAAGGAATTTCACAAGAAGATCAGCTCATTTGCTATctacaaagagaagaaatgggcCCTCCTGTTTATGAACAAGACTTGATTGTTGCCAGCAGACCCAAGTCCTTTATTCTCCCCAGACTGGATCAGTTAAGCCGAAACCGGGGCAAGATAGACCGAGTAGCCAGATATTTTGAGTACAAAAGAGACTGGGATTCAATGCGGTTTCCTGGTGAAGATAATAGAAAGGAGTTACGCTGGAGTGTTCGAGGGCAAATGCTTTCCCGAACAGAGCCTCCATCCAAGCCTCAACATGTATATGTTCCAAACAATTACCTAGTGCCAACTGAGAAGAAAAGATCTGCCCTCCGTTGGGGTGTGCGTTGTGACCTTGCAAATGGTGTCATGCCCAAgaagcttcccttccctctttctccttcctaa
- the Pus3 gene encoding tRNA pseudouridine(38/39) synthase translates to MAENTDRNQIEKLLNRVKELEQEVEKLKKKKEQANNTKDSSIRENSLGSGKAKRAFDFSAHGRRHVALKIAYLGWGYQGFASQENTSNTIEEKLFEALTKTRLVESRQTSNYHRCGRTDKGVSAFGQVISLDLRSQFPTSRDSEDSNVKHEADDPAKEIRYTHILNRVLPEDIRVLAWAPVEPSFSARFSCLERTYRYFFPRADLDIATMNYAAQKYVGTHDFRNLCKMDVANGVINFQRTILSAQVQLVAQSPGEERRQEPFQLCQFEVIGQAFLYHQVRCMMAILFLIGQGMEKPEIIDELLNIQKNPQKPQYSMAVEFPLVLYDCKFENIKWIYDHEVQEFNVTHLQQLWANHAVKTHMLYSMLQGLDSVMVTCVAGTKMDEATEWRNIQPSVIKHTSAFVEGVKMRTYKPLMDRPKCQGLESRIQHFVRRGRIEHPHLLNKEEIKAKRDCADEENTVLENPTKRVCIIDAEINSIV, encoded by the exons ATGGctgaaaacacagacagaaaccagaTTGAGAAACTCCTAAACAGAGTGAAGGAACTGGAACAGGAGGTggaaaaacttaagaaaaagaaagaacaggccAACAATACAAAAGACTCAAGCATCAGAGAAAATTCTTTAGGCTCTGGAAAAGCTAAGCGTGCTTTTGATTTCAGTGCTCATGGCCGTAGACATGTAGCTCTAAAAATAGCCTATCTAGGCTGGGGATACCAGGGCTTTGCCagtcaggaaaacacaagcaataCCATTGAAGAGAAACTGTTTGAGGCTTTAACTAAGACCCGACTAGTAGAAAGCAGACAGACATCCAACTATCACAGGTGTGGTCGAACAGACAAAGGTGTTAGTGCCTTTGGACAG GTGATTTCTCTAGACCTACGTTCTCAGTTTCCAACGAGCAGGGATTCAGAAGATTCTAATGTAAAACATGAAGCTGATGATCCTGCTAAAGAGATCCGTTATACTCACATTCTCAATCGGGTGCTTCCTGAAGACATCCGAGTACTGGCCTGGGCCCCTGTAGAACCTAGCTTCAGTGCTAGGTTTAGCTGTCTTGAGCGGACTTATCGCTATTTTTTCCCTCGTGCTGATTTAGATATTGCAACCATGAATTATGCAGCTCAGAAATATGTTGGCACTCATGATTTCAGAAACTTGTGTAAAATGGATGTAGCCAATGGAGTGATTAATTTTCAGAGGACTATTCTGTCTGCACAAGTACAACTAGTGGCCCAGAGCCCAGGTGAGGAGAGAAGGCAAGAGCCATTCCAGTTATGTCAATTTGAAGTGATTGGCCAGGCATTCTTGTATCATCAAGTTCGGTGTATGATGGCTATCCTCTTCCTGATTGGCCAAGGAATGGAGAAGCCAGAGATTATTGATGAATTGCTGAACATACAGAAAAATCCCCAGAAACCTCAATATAG CATGGCAGTTGAATTTCCTCTAGTCTTATATGACtgtaaatttgaaaatatcaagTGGATTTATGATCATGAGGTTCAAGAATTCAATGTTACCCACCTACAACAGCTATGGGCTAATCATGCTGTTAAAACTCACATGCTATATAGTATGCTACAAGGACTAGACTCTGTTATGGTAACATGTGTAGCAGGAACAAAGATGGATGAAGCAACAGAATGGAGAAACATTCAACCCTCTGTCATAAAGCACACTAGTGCCTTTGTAGAAGGAGTGAAAATGCGCACATATAAGCCCCTCATGGATCGCCCCAAATGCCAAGGACTGGAATCCCGGATCCAGCATTTTGTAAGAAGAGGACGAATTGAGCACCCACATTTACtcaataaggaagaaataaaagccaaaagGGACTGTGCTGACGAAGAAAATACTGTTTTAGAGAATCCAACTAAGAGGGTTTGTATAATAGATGCAGAAATTAACAGCATTGTATAA